One Citrus sinensis cultivar Valencia sweet orange chromosome 5, DVS_A1.0, whole genome shotgun sequence genomic window, gatgctccaACTCTACTGGCAGATGACATGCTTTTCCATACACAAGTCAATaaggtgacatcccaattggTGTTTTAAAAGCAGTCCTATATGCCCacaatgcatcatcaagtctcaaagacCAATCCTTTCTATCTGGCCTAACTGTTTTCTCTAGAATCTGCTTGATCTCTCTATTAGAAATCTctacttggccactggtttgagGATGATATGGGGTGGCAACCTTATGTGTAATGGAATATTTGtccaaaagagttttgaaaggTTTATTGCAAAAATGGGTGCCACCATCACTAATGATTGTTCTAGGGAAACCAAAACGAGACAGAATATTACTCTTCAAGAATTTCACTACAACCCTATGATCATTGGTTTTGCATGGAATAGCTTCAACCCACTTCGACACATAGTCCACTGCAACCAATATATACTGATAACCAAAAGATGGAGGAAAAGGTCCCATGAAATCAATACCCCATACATCGAAGATCTCAACCACAAGAATAGGATtgagtggcatcatgttccgcTTTGAAATGCTACCCATACGTTGGCACCTATCACACAAAGAACAGAAAATATAAGCGTCATGAAAAAGagtaggccaataaaaaccacactgtaaaatttttgttgctgtCTTTCTAGCACTAAagtggcctccacaagcttgttcatggcaaaATGAGATAACACTTTGAATTTCATTATCGGGAACACATCGCCTAATAATCTGATCAgcacaatatttaaataaatagggatcatcccaaaagaaatctttcactttagaAAAGAACTTTGTTCTATCTTGCTTAGTCCAGTGCTCTGGGATTTGACCTGTAGCaaggtaattaattatatcagcAAACCATGGTACGACATTTACACTCATAAGTTGCTCATCTGGGAAAGACTCATTCAAAGGTAAAGATTCtggaataaatttaagatcaagGCGAGATAAATGatctgccacaacattttcagaaccttttttatctctaaattcaatgtcaaattcttgtaaaagCAACACCCAACGAATCAATCTTGCCTTGGCATCTTTCTtagtaaacaaatattttaaagcagCATGATCAGTAAAAATAATCACTTTACAACCTATAAGATAAGATCTGAATTTATCAAGTGCAAACACCAcagctagcatttctttttctgtagttgaatagttcaactgtgcatcattgagtgtcatactagcataataaatcacataaGGCACACGATCTaatctttgtcctaaaactgctcctacagcataatcagatgcatcacacataatttcaaaaggcaAATCCCAATTAGGTGGCTGAATGATAGGTGAAGAAGTCAACAATTTCTTAAGCTTTGCAAAACCATCAAGACAagattcatcaaagataaaaggtgcatccttaacaagtaaattgcataaaggtctagaaattttactaaaatctttaatgaatcttctataaaaaccagcatgtccaaggaaagatcttacttcttttACATATTTGGGATGTggaagattagaaattaaatccaCCTTAGCTTTGTCGACTTCTATTCCTTTGTTGGAAATTATATGAccaagaacaataccttgttttaccatgaagtgacatttttcccaatttagaaccaagttcttttctttacaTCTCTGCAAAACTAATGTTAGATGCTGCAAacattcatcaaaagaatctccataaacaaaaaaatcatccatgaatACTTCAAGAAATCtctcaaccatatcagaaaaaatactaAGCATGCATCTTTGAAAGgtagcaggtgcattgcataaaccaaatggcattctcctatatgcaaaagttcCAAATGGACAAgtaaaagtagttttctcctggTCCTCTGGAGCTATAGGGATCTGATTATAACCTGAATATCCAtctagaaaacaataaaaatcatgACCTGCAagtctatcaagcatttgatcaataaatggaagaggaaaatgatcttttcttgtaaatgaattcaattttctataatcaatacaAACACGCCaacctgtagttactctagtgggaattaattcattattagcaTTAGTAACTACTGTAATACCAGATTTCTTAGGAACAACTTGCACAGGGCTAACCCAAGAGCTATCTGAAATAGGATAAATAATTCCTGcatctaataatttgattactTCAGCTCTtaccacttctttcatgttaggatttagcctacgttgcatctccctaataggtttagcattttcttcaagatgaATACGatgcatgcaatctactggATTAATACCTTTAATATCAGCAATGGTCCATCCTATTGCCTCCTTATGCTCTTTTAGAATACCTAACAACTGACCTTTTTGCTCAAGATCGAgggaagaagaaataataacaGGTAGAGTGTCAGATTCTCCCAagaatgcatattccaaagtgtcgGGCAGTGCTTTGAGTTCCAATTTTGGTGGTGCCTCCGCAGGTGGGCCAATTTTCTTCTCAGAATGAGGCAGTAATTCTGACTTTGCCTTCCATTTAGTTGTGTCCGTAATTAGAGGTGCATCAAGTAAAACGCTGACTTCTGCAATTGCACTGtcatcattaaaagataaatcagGATGAGTTAGACATGCCTCTAATGGATCATCATTATGATTTGAAATGAATGAATCTTCTACTAATTCCTCTATCATATTCGCGTCAacaaattcatcttcttcttgtgGCTGCTTggtaacattaaaaatattcaattccaTGGTCATATTACCAAAAGATAGCTGCATGTTTCCATTCCTGCAATTAATAAGAGCATCAGCTGTAGCTAAGAAAGGACGACCTAGAATAACTGGAGTGTGTTTCTTAGGATCATGTACATGCTGAGTATCAATAACGATAAAATCAAcaggataataaaatttatcaatctgTATCAACACATCCTCTataataccacgaggtattttcattGACCTATCAGCAAGTTGCAAAATAATAGAAGTTGGCTTTAATTCCCCTAGTCCAAGTTGCATGTAAACAGAGTAAGGCAAGAGATTAACACTAGCGCCTAAATCCAATAATGCTTTATCAAAACATTGGTTCCCTATAACACATGAGATAGTAGGAGAACCAGGGTCCTTAAATTTTGGTGGCATTTTACATTGAAGTAAATTGCTAGTTTGTTCAGTTAAAAACGCCTTTTTAGTGACAtgcaaatttctctttttagtgcataaatctttcaaaaactTTGCATATGAAGGAACTTGCTTAATAGCATCGAGTAAAGGGATGTTTatacttacctgtttgaagatttccaTAATCTCACCTGTTGAAGTCCCTTTCTTTACCTTTCtta contains:
- the LOC127902315 gene encoding uncharacterized protein LOC127902315, with the protein product MTLRRGKLFDNKVEVQTRKISEPTSSDSVPSQDSSPNDPEESGPPAYIPKAPFPQRLRKVKKGTSTGEIMEIFKQVSINIPLLDAIKQVPSYAKFLKDLCTKKRNLHVTKKAFLTEQTSNLLQCKMPPKFKDPGSPTISCVIGNQCFDKALLDLGASVNLLPYSVYMQLGLGELKPTSIILQLADRSMKIPRGIIEDVLIQIDKFYYPVDFIVIDTQHVHDPKKHTPVILGRPFLATADALINCRNGNMQLSFGNMTMELNIFNVTKQPQEEDEFVDANMIEELVEDSFISNHNDDPLEACLTHPDLSFNDDSAIAEVSVLLDAPLITDTTKWKAKSELLPHSEKKIGPPAEAPPKLELKALPDTLEYAFLGESDTLPVIISSSLDLEQKGQLLGILKEHKEAIGWTIADIKGINPVDCMHRIHLEENAKPIREMQRRLNPNMKEVKSGITVVTNANNELIPTRVTTGWRVCIDYRKLNSFTRKDHFPLPFIDQMLDRLAGHDFYCFLDGYSGYNQIPIAPEDQEKTTFTCPFGTFAYRRMPFGLCNAPATFQRCMLSIFSDMVERFLEVFMDDFFVYGDSFDECLQHLTLVLQRCKEKNLVLNWEKCHFMVKQGIVLGHIISNKGIEVDKAKVDLISNLPHPKYVKEVRSFLGHAGFYRRFIKDFSKISRPLCNLLVKDAPFIFDESCLDGFAKLKKLLTSSPIIQPPNWDLPFEIMCDASDYAVGAVLGQRLDRVPYVIYYASMTLNDAQLNYSTTEKEMLAVVFALDKFRSYLIGCKVIIFTDHAALKYLFTKKDAKARLIRWVLLLQEFDIEFRDKKGSENVVADHLSRLDLKFIPESLPLNESFPDEQLMSVNVVPWFADIINYLATGQIPEHWTKQDRTKFFSKKFKVLSHFAMNKLVEATLVLERQQQKFYSVVFIGLLFFMTLIFSVLCVIGANVWVAFQSGT